From Pseudomonas hefeiensis, one genomic window encodes:
- the hldE gene encoding bifunctional D-glycero-beta-D-manno-heptose-7-phosphate kinase/D-glycero-beta-D-manno-heptose 1-phosphate adenylyltransferase HldE, translating into MKLSMPRFDQAPVLVVGDVMLDRYWHGGTSRISPEAPVPVVKVEHIEDRPGGAANVALNIAALGAPASLVGVTGDDEAADSLTNSLNGAGVRAIFQRVAHQPTIVKLRVMSRHQQLLRIDFEEPFATDPVALGVEVDNLLEGVKVLVLSDYGKGALKNHQALIQAARARGIPVLADPKGKDFSIYRGASVITPNLSEFETIVGGCADEHELVSKGAQLMQDLDLGALLVTRGEHGMTLLRPDHPALHLPARAREVFDVTGAGDTVISTLAAAIAAGEELPHAVALANLAAGIVVGKLGTAAISAPELRRAIQREEGSERGVLGLEQLLLAVDDARAHNETIVFTNGCFDILHAGHVTYLEQARAQGDRLIVAVNDDASVSRLKGPGRPINSVDRRMAVLAGLGAVDWVISFSEGTPENLLREVKPDVLVKGGDYGIDQVVGADIVAAYGGTVKVLGLVENSSTTAIVEKIRNH; encoded by the coding sequence ATGAAGTTGTCCATGCCGCGATTCGATCAAGCCCCTGTATTGGTGGTCGGCGATGTCATGCTCGACCGCTATTGGCATGGCGGTACCTCACGGATTTCCCCTGAGGCGCCGGTTCCGGTGGTGAAGGTCGAGCACATCGAGGACCGTCCCGGTGGTGCCGCCAACGTTGCCTTGAACATCGCCGCCCTCGGTGCGCCGGCTTCCCTGGTGGGGGTGACCGGTGACGACGAAGCCGCCGACAGCCTGACCAACAGCCTCAATGGCGCAGGCGTGCGGGCGATATTCCAGCGTGTTGCGCACCAGCCGACCATCGTCAAGCTGCGGGTCATGAGCCGTCACCAGCAACTGTTGCGGATCGATTTCGAAGAACCGTTCGCCACCGACCCCGTGGCCCTCGGGGTCGAGGTCGATAATCTGCTCGAAGGCGTCAAGGTGCTGGTGTTGTCGGACTATGGCAAAGGTGCGTTGAAAAACCATCAGGCGCTGATCCAGGCCGCTCGTGCCCGTGGCATTCCGGTACTGGCTGACCCCAAGGGCAAGGATTTCTCCATCTACCGCGGCGCGAGCGTGATCACGCCGAATCTCAGCGAATTCGAAACCATCGTCGGCGGGTGCGCCGATGAGCACGAACTGGTGAGCAAAGGCGCACAGCTGATGCAAGACCTCGACCTCGGCGCCTTGCTGGTGACCCGTGGTGAGCATGGCATGACTCTGCTGCGCCCTGATCATCCAGCGCTGCACCTGCCGGCTCGTGCCCGTGAAGTGTTCGACGTGACCGGTGCCGGCGACACCGTTATCTCCACCCTGGCCGCAGCCATCGCCGCCGGCGAGGAACTGCCCCATGCGGTGGCCCTGGCGAACCTGGCGGCGGGCATTGTCGTCGGCAAGCTCGGTACTGCCGCCATCAGCGCCCCGGAGCTACGTCGCGCGATCCAGCGCGAAGAAGGTTCCGAGCGGGGCGTGCTGGGCCTGGAGCAATTGCTGCTGGCCGTCGACGACGCCCGCGCTCACAACGAGACGATCGTGTTCACCAACGGCTGCTTCGACATCCTGCATGCCGGCCACGTGACCTACCTCGAGCAGGCCCGGGCCCAGGGCGATCGCCTGATCGTCGCGGTCAATGACGATGCATCCGTGAGTCGTCTCAAAGGACCGGGTCGGCCGATCAACAGCGTCGATCGGCGCATGGCGGTCCTGGCCGGTCTTGGCGCGGTGGACTGGGTGATCAGCTTCAGCGAAGGCACGCCGGAAAACCTGCTGCGCGAGGTCAAGCCGGATGTGCTGGTCAAGGGCGGTGACTACGGGATCGATCAGGTCGTGGGCGCGGACATCGTCGCGGCCTACGGCGGCACGGTGAAGGTGTTGGGTCTGGTGGAAAACAGCTCGACGACGGCGATTGTG